From the genome of Abyssicoccus albus, one region includes:
- a CDS encoding Y-family DNA polymerase, which translates to MYNYHLCTKRLVLCIDQKSFFASVSCILKGLDPLTTKLAVVADTKRKGSVVLAATPPLKQLGIKTGSRLFEIPSRSDIYIINPSMKTYLTYAQRITEIALRYVAPEDFHQYSVDEFFIDMTDSLHLFSKTIEEFAQLLKTTIYEDTGIHCAIGIGDNVLLSKLALDFEAKHHPTGVARIQYHDVPSRLWPLKPLSDFWGINKRTERKLNKRGIFTIGDLAQYPYEYLKRDFGIIGVDLHLHANGIDESIIREKGEIFKPSISKSQILMRDYKVEELKAIIIEHAEVLGYRLRRKSLLARTIKCSIGYSDGEKIAKQQTINDGTDLTEKIVSVVWKYIYQHVDHHRMIRTVSISLTGLIPKSEQQMTLFDDSTDLKQGIIDQTMDRIKEKYGQTAVMRGTAYGQSGTALERKNLIAGHKK; encoded by the coding sequence ATGTATAATTACCACTTATGTACTAAACGCTTAGTGTTATGCATCGATCAAAAAAGTTTTTTTGCAAGTGTATCGTGCATACTAAAAGGGTTAGATCCATTAACGACTAAACTTGCAGTCGTTGCAGATACAAAACGTAAAGGAAGTGTCGTGCTTGCTGCAACACCACCACTGAAACAGCTTGGTATAAAAACAGGCTCAAGATTATTTGAAATACCATCTCGTTCTGATATCTACATTATTAACCCATCGATGAAAACATATTTAACATATGCACAGCGAATTACAGAGATTGCATTGAGATATGTTGCACCGGAAGACTTTCACCAATATAGTGTCGATGAATTTTTTATTGATATGACGGATTCATTACATTTATTTTCTAAGACGATTGAAGAATTCGCTCAATTATTGAAAACAACGATATATGAAGATACTGGAATTCATTGTGCGATTGGGATAGGGGATAATGTGCTATTAAGTAAACTTGCACTTGATTTTGAAGCAAAGCATCATCCAACTGGTGTTGCTAGAATCCAATATCATGATGTGCCAAGTCGTTTATGGCCACTCAAGCCATTGAGTGATTTCTGGGGAATTAATAAGAGAACGGAACGAAAATTGAACAAACGAGGGATTTTTACGATTGGAGATCTTGCGCAATATCCGTATGAATATTTAAAAAGAGATTTTGGTATCATCGGTGTTGATTTACATTTGCATGCGAATGGTATAGATGAAAGTATTATTCGTGAGAAGGGAGAAATTTTCAAGCCGTCCATTAGTAAAAGCCAAATTTTAATGAGAGATTATAAAGTAGAGGAATTAAAAGCGATTATTATTGAACATGCCGAAGTATTAGGTTATCGGTTGCGTCGTAAATCACTGCTCGCAAGAACGATTAAATGTTCTATTGGATATAGTGATGGTGAGAAGATCGCTAAGCAACAAACAATTAATGATGGAACGGATTTAACCGAAAAGATTGTATCGGTTGTTTGGAAGTATATATATCAGCATGTAGATCATCATCGAATGATTAGAACGGTGAGTATTTCGTTGACAGGGCTTATTCCCAAAAGTGAACAACAGATGACTTTATTTGATGACTCAACAGACTTAAAACAGGGCATTATTGACCAAACGATGGATAGAATTAAAGAGAAATATGGTCAAACAGCGGTTATGAGAGGCACAGCATATGGTCAATCGGGGACTGCATTAGAGAGAAAGAACTTAATTGCAGGACATAAAAAATAA
- a CDS encoding S1 RNA-binding domain-containing protein, translating to MTELIGQFHEATVEAIETSSITLTVENTQIKMNQSEIDEKQHINVGDTIEVFVYSSRKGEPFATTLKPYVTTEYYSYAPVITTSMDGAHVDIGLPREIIVPWQDLPRLKDVWPQQGDEILITLRVESDGMMYGRLASETIVSEIFEPIDKSKESEFQSKRIKARPYRLLKVGTFLFNDDKQKCFIHETEREEEPRLGEEVEFRVIGINEHGEINGSFLPLAHEKMDDDAEVILDYLKSHDGYMPFNDKSDPTKIKDTFNMSKSSFKRALGRLYKARKIEFKHDQTFLK from the coding sequence ATGACTGAACTCATTGGACAGTTCCATGAAGCAACTGTTGAGGCAATTGAAACATCCAGTATTACGTTAACCGTAGAAAACACACAAATTAAAATGAATCAATCTGAAATAGATGAAAAGCAACACATTAACGTTGGAGATACCATAGAAGTGTTCGTATATTCTTCACGAAAAGGGGAGCCATTCGCAACGACGCTTAAACCATACGTGACCACTGAATATTATAGTTATGCCCCTGTTATTACGACTTCAATGGATGGAGCTCACGTTGATATTGGATTACCACGAGAAATTATAGTACCATGGCAAGACTTGCCAAGACTGAAAGATGTATGGCCACAGCAAGGTGATGAAATATTGATCACATTACGCGTTGAATCTGATGGAATGATGTACGGTCGATTAGCGAGTGAAACAATTGTTTCTGAAATATTCGAACCTATTGATAAATCAAAGGAATCTGAATTTCAATCCAAGCGTATTAAAGCAAGACCATATCGTTTACTAAAAGTTGGTACGTTCTTATTTAATGATGACAAACAAAAGTGTTTTATCCATGAAACAGAACGAGAGGAAGAGCCTAGACTAGGGGAAGAAGTTGAATTTCGAGTGATTGGCATTAATGAACACGGTGAGATTAACGGATCATTTCTACCACTCGCTCATGAAAAAATGGATGATGATGCAGAAGTGATTTTAGATTATTTGAAATCACATGATGGTTATATGCCATTCAATGATAAATCAGATCCGACTAAAATAAAGGATACATTTAATATGAGTAAGTCAAGCTTTAAGAGAGCATTAGGTCGTTTATATAAAGCGAGAAAAATAGAATTTAAACATGATCAAACGTTTTTGAAATAA
- a CDS encoding peptidoglycan bridge formation glycyltransferase FemA/FemB family protein, giving the protein MKFVELTDKQFEEFTTKNMYHFSQTNARYDLRNDKTNSTMYRIGLIDDNQEVVAATILTSTPILKKFNYFYATRGPILDFTNFKVVDIFFYELDKFLKQHNALHIRMDPYIIHNIRDHKGNILESYADRTQSIIEHLDKLGYEHQGFHIGYDGKRQHRFDSVLDVKGKTKEEVFNNMDKLRQRNIKKTEKNGIKIKYLSREELPIFREFMKDTVEMKSFEDRGDDYYYDSYDYYGDRVKVPMAYIDIDEYVAKERKEENKLDKNIAKAEKDLQTKENLTDKQKEKLENKIENLRTQLKSHLEKIEELTAAQEKYGNELPVSAGFFYETDYEVVYFAGGTSNEFRHYAGSYAIQWEMIKYTIDQGLDQYNFYGITGDFSEDAEDAGVIKFKEGFNAYVKEYVGDFVKPVNKLAYKAFLQLKKVKTYKV; this is encoded by the coding sequence ATGAAATTTGTAGAATTAACAGATAAGCAATTTGAGGAATTTACAACAAAAAATATGTACCATTTTTCACAAACAAATGCACGATATGATTTAAGAAATGATAAAACCAATTCAACGATGTATCGTATAGGATTAATTGATGACAATCAAGAAGTTGTTGCTGCGACGATTTTAACATCGACACCAATCTTAAAGAAGTTTAATTATTTTTATGCAACACGTGGACCAATACTAGACTTCACTAATTTTAAAGTTGTAGACATTTTCTTCTATGAATTAGATAAATTTTTGAAACAACATAATGCACTTCATATAAGAATGGATCCATACATTATTCATAATATAAGAGATCATAAAGGAAATATACTAGAGTCATATGCGGATAGAACACAATCAATTATTGAACATTTAGATAAATTAGGGTATGAACATCAAGGGTTCCATATTGGCTATGACGGCAAAAGACAACATCGATTCGACTCAGTATTAGATGTAAAAGGCAAGACAAAAGAAGAAGTATTCAATAATATGGATAAGTTACGTCAACGTAACATTAAAAAGACTGAGAAAAATGGAATTAAAATAAAATATTTATCACGAGAAGAACTTCCAATCTTCCGTGAATTTATGAAAGACACTGTAGAAATGAAATCATTTGAAGATCGTGGAGATGATTACTACTATGATTCATATGACTACTATGGTGATCGAGTGAAGGTTCCAATGGCGTATATTGATATTGATGAATATGTTGCAAAAGAACGTAAAGAAGAAAATAAACTCGACAAAAATATCGCAAAAGCAGAAAAAGATTTACAAACTAAAGAAAATCTAACAGATAAGCAGAAAGAAAAGCTTGAAAATAAAATAGAAAACTTAAGAACACAGTTAAAATCACATCTGGAAAAAATTGAAGAATTAACAGCAGCTCAAGAGAAATATGGCAATGAATTACCTGTATCAGCTGGATTTTTCTATGAAACTGATTATGAGGTCGTTTACTTTGCTGGAGGTACTTCCAATGAGTTTAGACATTACGCAGGCAGTTATGCCATCCAATGGGAAATGATTAAATATACCATTGACCAAGGATTAGACCAGTATAATTTCTACGGTATTACGGGTGATTTCAGTGAGGATGCTGAGGATGCGGGTGTCATCAAGTTCAAAGAAGGATTCAATGCTTACGTTAAAGAATATGTTGGTGACTTCGTTAAGCCTGTAAATAAATTAGCTTATAAAGCATTCTTGCAATTGAAGAAAGTGAAAACTTACAAAGTATAA
- a CDS encoding choice-of-anchor I family protein has product MKNTILKTTLALSMLASSSIVLPEVTFASAGGVVQETASEKKLQLSLQSRFKSGAAFDEGGTEIVQYDPKSQNMYSINGDEGSLDVIHLGGVGQSKEVELTKRIKLSDYGIESSDVTSVAIHPNGDYIAVAAPHETKTNDGYLVLLTTDGEYIKHFSVGPLPDMVIFSPDGKHILVANEGEPNDDYTINPEGSISIVKANKSANKITQKDITTTQFTKDLMTDDIRGVGPDADEHYLNLEPEYITVDSKGKYAYVTLQESNAIAKVKIASNTIEEITSLGFKDYSKAGNEIDASDKDDETTLKKQPVLSMYMPDAIASFDMNGETYLFTANEGDAQDYDGYSEEERVKDIKDDIKLDASHYEGYTQDELDQLIEDGLFKKSNLGRLKTTTSHPFINEHGEHEAIVGYGGRSFSVWNGNTMEQVFDSGNDFERITLEQIPEYFNSNAESATEFELDARSDDKGPEPESIEFGVVDGVSYVFIGLERTGGIMVYNLTNPEQPEFETYFRDDSNTDVSPEGLTFVSAEESPTGSAMLLAAHELSGTVAVYNLERTDVE; this is encoded by the coding sequence ATGAAAAACACTATTTTGAAAACGACATTAGCTTTATCTATGCTTGCTTCATCGTCCATTGTACTCCCTGAAGTGACGTTTGCAAGTGCAGGGGGAGTCGTCCAAGAGACTGCTTCTGAGAAGAAATTACAATTATCACTACAATCTCGTTTTAAGAGCGGTGCAGCGTTTGATGAAGGCGGAACTGAAATTGTTCAGTATGATCCGAAATCCCAAAACATGTATTCAATAAATGGTGATGAAGGGTCTTTAGATGTCATTCACTTAGGCGGGGTTGGCCAATCTAAAGAAGTTGAATTGACGAAACGTATTAAATTAAGTGATTACGGTATTGAATCAAGTGACGTTACAAGTGTTGCAATCCATCCGAATGGGGATTATATTGCAGTGGCAGCGCCTCACGAAACAAAAACAAATGATGGCTATTTAGTGTTATTGACAACTGATGGGGAATACATTAAACATTTCTCTGTCGGCCCATTACCTGACATGGTGATTTTCTCACCAGATGGCAAACATATTTTAGTCGCGAATGAAGGGGAACCAAATGATGATTACACAATCAATCCAGAAGGTTCAATTAGCATTGTCAAAGCGAATAAATCAGCAAATAAAATTACTCAAAAAGATATTACAACGACTCAATTTACAAAAGATTTAATGACGGATGATATTCGTGGAGTAGGACCAGATGCAGATGAGCATTATTTAAACTTGGAGCCTGAGTATATTACAGTGGATTCTAAAGGGAAATATGCATACGTCACTTTACAAGAATCAAATGCCATCGCTAAAGTTAAAATTGCATCAAATACAATTGAAGAAATTACTTCATTAGGGTTTAAAGATTATTCTAAAGCAGGAAATGAAATTGATGCGAGTGACAAAGATGATGAAACAACTCTTAAAAAGCAACCTGTACTCAGTATGTATATGCCTGATGCAATTGCATCATTCGATATGAATGGTGAAACTTACTTATTTACAGCAAATGAAGGGGATGCTCAAGACTATGATGGGTATTCTGAAGAAGAGCGTGTGAAAGATATTAAAGATGATATTAAATTAGACGCATCACACTACGAAGGTTATACTCAAGATGAGTTGGATCAACTTATAGAAGATGGATTATTTAAGAAATCAAACTTAGGTCGCCTTAAAACAACTACAAGTCATCCATTCATTAATGAACATGGTGAACATGAAGCAATCGTCGGTTATGGCGGAAGATCTTTTTCAGTATGGAATGGTAATACGATGGAGCAAGTGTTTGATAGTGGTAATGATTTCGAACGCATTACGTTAGAACAAATTCCTGAATACTTCAATAGCAACGCTGAAAGTGCGACAGAATTTGAATTAGACGCGCGCAGTGATGATAAAGGTCCTGAACCTGAATCGATTGAATTCGGTGTTGTTGATGGTGTGTCATACGTATTTATTGGATTAGAACGTACAGGTGGTATTATGGTTTATAATTTAACAAACCCTGAACAACCTGAATTTGAGACATACTTTAGAGATGATTCGAACACAGATGTTTCACCTGAAGGTTTAACGTTTGTAAGCGCTGAAGAATCTCCAACAGGATCAGCAATGTTATTAGCCGCACATGAACTTTCTGGAACGGTGGCTGTATATAACTTAGAACGTACTGATGTAGAGTAA
- a CDS encoding cation diffusion facilitator family transporter, producing the protein MGGFFKLLKGGSQSSLTAAIVNFIISGLKGGAFVLTGNVAMFAEMMHSLGDAANQFFVFIGSALSKKSPTDRFPFGFGRLVNLVCLGAVIIVAILSYETVKEGIHHIMQPGHGAMSTRNLLINLGVLGLGVILEVGVLYKAGKEVLQETNNNYKGLAPLTSAFVHSKNAKPATKLVFMEDTVATVGGILAIIAILIAQFTPFNIAEGIASVIIGLMMFYVVYKIFMENAAGVLGEHAPEMEIRVSQILFSNEHIKDIQRLFVLKEGEDLHVEATVELNHHLTLKEVDDIREQLTDIILQQHHVTDVNIEFKDNDGVQAWPERADDMDHRMPGQNGIFKHHN; encoded by the coding sequence ATGGGAGGTTTCTTCAAATTATTAAAAGGTGGTAGCCAATCATCACTCACAGCAGCCATCGTCAACTTTATCATTTCTGGACTAAAAGGAGGCGCATTTGTACTAACAGGTAACGTTGCAATGTTTGCTGAGATGATGCACTCTCTTGGTGATGCAGCGAACCAATTTTTCGTATTTATCGGTTCAGCATTAAGTAAAAAATCACCAACAGATCGATTCCCTTTCGGATTTGGTCGACTAGTCAATTTAGTTTGTTTAGGTGCAGTGATTATCGTTGCCATCCTAAGTTATGAAACGGTTAAAGAAGGAATACATCACATCATGCAACCAGGCCATGGTGCAATGTCAACACGTAACCTATTGATCAATCTTGGAGTTTTAGGGCTCGGTGTCATCTTAGAAGTTGGAGTGTTATACAAAGCTGGGAAAGAAGTATTACAAGAAACAAATAATAACTATAAAGGTTTAGCACCTTTAACTAGTGCGTTCGTTCATTCTAAAAATGCAAAACCGGCTACAAAGCTTGTATTTATGGAAGATACAGTGGCAACTGTAGGTGGAATTCTAGCAATAATCGCCATCTTAATTGCACAGTTTACACCATTTAATATTGCTGAAGGAATTGCATCAGTGATCATCGGTTTAATGATGTTTTACGTTGTTTATAAAATATTTATGGAAAATGCCGCAGGTGTACTTGGTGAACATGCACCAGAGATGGAAATTAGAGTATCTCAAATATTATTCAGTAATGAACATATCAAGGATATACAAAGATTGTTCGTCTTAAAAGAAGGAGAAGATTTACACGTTGAAGCAACGGTTGAATTAAATCATCATTTAACATTAAAAGAAGTTGATGACATTCGAGAGCAACTTACCGACATTATACTACAACAACATCATGTTACCGATGTAAACATTGAATTCAAAGATAATGATGGCGTTCAAGCATGGCCAGAACGTGCTGATGATATGGATCATAGAATGCCAGGTCAAAATGGTATATTCAAACATCATAATTAA
- a CDS encoding heavy metal translocating P-type ATPase, whose protein sequence is MVSYILKSRPGQFLLVGTLLLLFGMFLQYNDIESYRYVFYLSIIFLGFFAFIDAVVETVKSKAPNVDLLMILAAIGACIIDYASEGALLLFIFALSSVLESYAMNKSTKAISSLMAQVPEEASLLLPNGDVQRVDVTTLRKDDQIIVQKGALIPIDGVIDRRASIDESSLTGESLPVEKQQGDDVFAGTLNVGEVVQMTVSKTSDETVFSNIIRMVETAQNRPSKLSSFIDRIEKKYVISVLIAVPLFIAVMYYFIGFSFEEAFYRGMVFLTVASPCALVASATPATLSAISRGARDGILVKGGKAMESLTSMNVLFSDKTGTLTYGQFDVVDYQIDDSILAEVIYMEQQSTHPIAKALVRHFGTEDLSSVDQTEDIEEIVGSGVRKGHITVAKPSFFEGFNDPNGYLNESTKEYTTIIVGAHQEVVGYFNLADTVRKEAKEAVALFQSEGVDVRLLTGDHEVVAKAVASTVNIDRYVASCLPEDKIKYVNDSIQQGDIVGMIGDGINDAPALANANIGIAMGEGSTVAMESSDVVIVKNDLLKLFNSFILSRKLNRTIKFNVMFSIIVIIILIMLNIFGLLSLPTAVLFHEGSTILVILNGLRLLLHDRN, encoded by the coding sequence ATGGTTTCATATATATTAAAATCAAGACCTGGTCAATTTTTATTAGTTGGTACTTTACTGTTGCTGTTTGGAATGTTTTTGCAGTACAACGACATTGAGTCTTATCGATATGTATTTTATTTATCGATTATATTTTTAGGATTTTTTGCATTCATTGATGCAGTGGTTGAAACGGTTAAATCCAAAGCACCGAATGTTGATTTATTAATGATTCTTGCGGCAATTGGTGCATGCATAATCGATTATGCATCTGAAGGTGCATTATTATTATTTATTTTTGCTTTGAGTAGTGTATTAGAATCTTATGCGATGAATAAGTCAACGAAGGCAATTTCTAGTTTAATGGCTCAAGTGCCAGAAGAAGCTTCATTGTTATTACCGAATGGTGACGTGCAAAGGGTAGATGTGACTACATTGCGTAAAGATGATCAAATTATCGTTCAAAAAGGTGCGTTAATTCCAATTGATGGGGTGATTGATCGACGCGCTTCGATTGACGAATCTTCTCTAACCGGTGAATCACTTCCTGTCGAAAAACAACAAGGTGACGATGTATTCGCAGGGACTTTAAACGTTGGTGAAGTCGTTCAAATGACTGTAAGTAAAACGAGTGATGAAACTGTATTCTCTAATATTATACGAATGGTCGAGACTGCTCAAAATAGACCGTCAAAATTATCGAGTTTTATCGATCGTATTGAAAAGAAATATGTGATCTCAGTATTGATTGCGGTTCCTTTATTTATCGCAGTGATGTACTATTTTATCGGGTTTTCTTTTGAGGAAGCTTTCTATCGTGGAATGGTCTTTTTAACCGTTGCAAGTCCATGTGCTCTTGTTGCGAGTGCAACACCTGCAACGCTCAGTGCAATTAGTCGAGGTGCACGTGATGGTATCTTAGTTAAAGGCGGAAAAGCGATGGAGTCACTGACTTCAATGAATGTATTGTTTAGTGATAAGACAGGGACATTAACGTATGGTCAGTTTGATGTTGTGGACTATCAGATCGATGATTCAATCTTAGCTGAAGTGATCTATATGGAACAACAATCGACACATCCAATTGCTAAAGCACTCGTAAGACATTTTGGAACTGAAGATTTGTCATCGGTTGATCAAACTGAAGATATAGAGGAAATTGTCGGTTCCGGTGTAAGGAAAGGACATATTACGGTTGCTAAACCTTCTTTTTTTGAAGGATTCAATGATCCAAATGGTTATTTAAATGAATCGACTAAAGAGTATACAACGATTATTGTTGGCGCTCATCAAGAGGTCGTTGGATATTTTAATTTAGCGGATACTGTACGTAAAGAAGCGAAAGAAGCAGTAGCGTTATTTCAATCTGAAGGGGTCGATGTTAGATTGCTCACAGGTGATCATGAAGTGGTTGCAAAAGCAGTAGCTTCTACTGTAAATATTGATCGATATGTCGCATCGTGTCTACCTGAAGACAAAATAAAATATGTCAACGACTCCATTCAACAAGGAGATATTGTTGGGATGATTGGTGACGGTATAAACGATGCACCAGCATTAGCCAATGCTAATATTGGTATTGCGATGGGTGAAGGATCTACTGTTGCGATGGAGTCGTCTGATGTCGTTATTGTTAAAAATGATTTATTGAAGTTGTTTAACAGTTTCATTTTAAGTCGAAAGTTAAATCGAACAATTAAATTCAATGTCATGTTCTCAATTATTGTCATTATCATTTTAATTATGTTGAATATCTTTGGATTATTATCACTCCCTACTGCTGTATTATTCCATGAAGGCTCAACTATTTTAGTGATACTTAACGGATTACGGTTGTTATTACACGATAGAAATTAA
- a CDS encoding sporulation protein, with translation MFDKIFTSIGIGAATVDTKLSQAEYKQTDIINGVVEVRGGTSNQFIARITVKFISRLHEYREDSDFDTHDKVLLEEVVLEEEDIKANTTHKFPFDLNIDGIEFPSTDDTTKLFILTEVEIGQSVDAFDEDEVKIIS, from the coding sequence ATGTTTGATAAGATCTTTACATCGATTGGAATTGGTGCTGCAACAGTTGATACAAAACTATCACAAGCAGAGTACAAACAAACTGATATTATCAACGGTGTTGTTGAAGTCAGAGGGGGAACAAGTAATCAATTTATTGCGCGAATTACCGTGAAGTTTATTTCACGACTTCACGAATATCGTGAAGATAGTGATTTTGATACACATGATAAAGTTTTGCTTGAAGAAGTCGTATTAGAAGAAGAGGATATTAAGGCAAATACAACACATAAATTTCCTTTTGACCTAAACATTGATGGGATAGAATTTCCATCTACTGATGATACAACAAAGTTATTTATTTTAACTGAGGTTGAGATTGGCCAAAGCGTCGATGCATTTGATGAAGATGAAGTTAAAATTATATCATAG
- the pepF gene encoding oligoendopeptidase F: MTTPLRKDVEKKYTWDTSDVLLNDRSFDEQLSNVVDETKSFHEQFNQTLTTKATINNCLDEYSILLEKITRLGNYVSLNIATDQSDDLYQTEYSLFNKRYGMMMSNLSFVESEILEQDDQLLDEIINDKSTYANFIYWLKQEKPYRLDKNVEQTLAQLSSERSMPYELYDTTKLLDIKFPTLEYNGEQIELTYNSFEGTLESHPDTELRRKAYTAFYDTLKQYEHTQAKTYDIHLQMEKNMSDLRGYKNVTEYLLKPQKVDESLYHRQIDTIMEKLSPIIQKYGQLIKKVYNLEKITYQDMKVPLDPDFEPEISIEESKEYVINALKPLGEDYIKMVEDAYNHRWIDFVDNKGKSTGAFCATPYGSHPYVLITWTNLMTEVFVMAHELGHAGHFDLTNKHNNILDTDVSLYFVEAPSTMNEMLMAKSLLKQSDDPRFKRWVIASIISRTYYHNFVTHLLEAAYQREVYRKIESGESVTAEKLNTMKREVLESFFGEDIEIPEHHELTWMRQPHYYMGLYPYTYSAGLTIGTVMANRIEKEGQTAVNDWLKVLKSGDTLTPVELAKKAGIDITTDQPLIETIDYIGSLVDELERLTDEIDNK; encoded by the coding sequence ATGACGACTCCATTAAGAAAAGATGTTGAAAAGAAATACACGTGGGATACATCAGATGTATTACTCAATGACCGATCGTTTGACGAACAACTATCAAACGTTGTCGATGAGACAAAATCATTTCATGAGCAGTTCAATCAAACATTAACGACTAAAGCGACTATCAATAATTGTTTGGATGAATATAGTATCTTGTTAGAGAAAATCACCCGCCTTGGTAATTACGTTAGTTTAAATATCGCTACAGATCAATCAGATGATTTATATCAAACAGAATATAGTTTGTTTAATAAACGCTATGGGATGATGATGTCTAATTTATCATTTGTTGAATCCGAAATATTAGAACAAGATGACCAACTATTAGATGAAATCATTAATGACAAATCTACTTATGCCAATTTCATCTATTGGTTAAAACAAGAAAAACCGTATCGCTTAGATAAAAACGTTGAACAGACATTAGCACAGCTATCAAGCGAACGCTCTATGCCTTATGAACTTTATGACACGACGAAGCTATTAGATATAAAGTTCCCTACACTCGAATATAATGGTGAGCAAATTGAGTTAACGTATAATAGTTTTGAAGGGACGTTAGAATCGCACCCTGATACAGAGCTTAGACGTAAAGCATACACTGCTTTTTATGACACGTTAAAACAATACGAACATACTCAAGCAAAAACTTATGATATTCACTTACAGATGGAAAAAAACATGAGTGATTTAAGAGGTTATAAAAATGTTACAGAGTACTTATTGAAACCTCAAAAAGTTGATGAAAGTTTATATCATCGACAAATTGATACGATTATGGAAAAACTTTCACCAATTATCCAAAAGTATGGTCAACTGATTAAAAAAGTTTATAATTTGGAAAAAATAACGTATCAGGATATGAAAGTACCACTTGACCCTGATTTTGAGCCTGAAATCTCAATTGAAGAGTCTAAAGAATATGTTATTAATGCATTGAAACCGCTAGGAGAAGATTATATTAAAATGGTTGAAGATGCTTATAATCATCGATGGATTGATTTCGTAGATAATAAAGGGAAATCTACAGGAGCTTTTTGTGCAACACCGTATGGATCACATCCATATGTACTCATCACATGGACAAACTTGATGACAGAAGTATTTGTCATGGCTCATGAACTTGGTCATGCAGGTCATTTTGATTTAACGAATAAGCACAATAATATACTTGATACAGATGTTTCTCTATACTTTGTTGAAGCGCCTTCTACGATGAACGAAATGTTAATGGCGAAATCATTATTAAAACAATCAGATGATCCGAGATTCAAACGTTGGGTCATTGCATCCATCATTTCTAGAACGTATTATCATAACTTTGTGACGCATCTATTAGAAGCTGCTTATCAGAGAGAAGTGTATCGAAAAATTGAATCTGGAGAAAGTGTTACTGCTGAGAAGCTCAACACAATGAAGCGTGAAGTATTAGAATCTTTCTTCGGAGAGGATATCGAAATTCCAGAGCACCATGAATTAACATGGATGAGACAACCACACTACTATATGGGGCTATATCCATATACTTATTCTGCTGGACTTACGATTGGAACGGTCATGGCAAACAGAATTGAAAAGGAAGGACAAACTGCTGTCAACGATTGGTTAAAAGTTCTTAAATCTGGAGATACTTTGACACCTGTAGAACTTGCAAAAAAAGCAGGGATTGATATTACAACAGATCAACCGTTGATTGAAACAATCGATTATATAGGTTCACTCGTTGATGAACTTGAAAGACTGACTGATGAGATAGACAATAAGTAA